A stretch of Campylobacter showae DNA encodes these proteins:
- a CDS encoding 3'-5' exonuclease produces MAKNYICVFDCETVPDTALLRKIYGFEGSDAEVARQAFAAQKAASGSEFLPVMFHRVVAISAVMADEYGKFLRVSTMKGANEREILNKFIGFVNSHNPRLVSFNGRGFDLPMILTRAMRYNVSFPSFYEVENKELGKGKWDGNYRDRYSGKFHFDLLDHVSEFGSVRGLKLDTLCASLNLPGKYDVHGDQVMELFFDGKIDKINEYCESDVLNTYWLFLKYELLRGNLTLDDYADDISVMSEWLGANCAQMGYTPVFCEAVDRELVRLETQNYEDEPELGDDDEQAGVEEYYTEENMPEINLDEQ; encoded by the coding sequence ATGGCTAAAAATTATATCTGCGTTTTTGACTGCGAAACGGTGCCCGACACCGCGCTTTTGCGTAAAATTTATGGCTTTGAGGGAAGCGACGCGGAGGTAGCGAGGCAGGCGTTTGCCGCGCAAAAGGCAGCAAGCGGAAGCGAGTTTTTACCCGTGATGTTTCACCGCGTCGTGGCGATTTCAGCTGTGATGGCGGACGAGTACGGTAAATTTTTGCGCGTAAGCACGATGAAAGGCGCAAACGAGCGCGAAATTCTAAATAAATTTATCGGTTTCGTAAATTCGCACAATCCGCGCCTCGTGAGCTTTAACGGACGGGGCTTTGACCTGCCGATGATTTTAACTCGCGCGATGAGGTACAACGTCTCGTTTCCGAGTTTTTACGAGGTCGAAAACAAGGAGCTCGGTAAAGGCAAATGGGATGGCAACTACCGCGACAGGTACAGCGGCAAATTTCACTTTGATCTGCTCGATCACGTGAGCGAGTTTGGCTCCGTGCGCGGGCTAAAGCTCGATACGCTCTGCGCTAGCTTAAATTTACCAGGCAAATACGACGTGCACGGCGATCAGGTGATGGAGCTGTTTTTTGACGGCAAGATCGACAAGATCAACGAATACTGCGAAAGCGACGTGCTAAACACCTACTGGCTTTTCCTAAAATACGAGCTTTTGCGCGGAAATTTGACGCTTGATGATTACGCGGACGATATCTCGGTGATGAGCGAGTGGCTCGGAGCAAACTGCGCCCAGATGGGCTATACGCCGGTTTTTTGCGAGGCGGTCGATCGCGAACTGGTGCGCCTTGAGACGCAAAACTACGAGGATGAGCCCGAACTCGGAGATGACGACGAGCAGGCAGGGGTAGAGGAGTACTACACCGAAGAAAATATGCCCGAGATAAATTTGGATGAGCAGTGA
- a CDS encoding UDP-glucose dehydrogenase family protein: MRIAVVGTGYVGLVSGACLAKMGNDVICVDVDEAKINALNNGVIPIYEPGLSEIVAECRVNGALKFSVDIKEALAHASVLFIAVGTPMGADGQADLRYVLEVAKSIGQNLTSPLIVVDKSTVPVGTAEKVTEVIAGELKKRNLDVKFEVVSNPEFLKEGAAVEDFLKPDRVVVGASSEWGQSVMRELYAPFMKNHDRFIAMDVKSAEMTKYAANAMLATKISFINEIAGICERVGADVNLVRKGIGSDSRIGYSFIYPGCGYGGSCFPKDVEALIYTARQNGFEPKVLSAVEARNAAQKTVLFEKISAFFGGNLSGKTVALWGLAFKPNTDDMREASSLVLIKSLENAGANVVAYDPKAANEAKKYLPNSNLKFAPNKYDALNGADALALVTEWSEFRSPDFMEMKQRLKNAVIFDGRNQYDAKNLANLGFKYFQIGVKS, encoded by the coding sequence GTGAGGATCGCAGTCGTAGGCACTGGCTACGTGGGGCTCGTTAGCGGCGCGTGCCTAGCTAAAATGGGCAACGACGTCATATGCGTAGACGTAGACGAAGCCAAGATAAACGCCCTAAATAACGGCGTCATACCGATCTATGAGCCCGGACTTTCTGAGATCGTCGCGGAGTGCAGGGTAAACGGCGCACTCAAATTTAGCGTCGATATAAAAGAGGCCTTGGCGCACGCTAGCGTGCTATTTATCGCAGTTGGCACGCCTATGGGCGCGGACGGGCAGGCCGATCTGCGCTACGTACTAGAAGTCGCAAAAAGCATCGGGCAAAATTTAACCTCGCCGCTAATCGTCGTAGATAAATCAACCGTCCCCGTAGGCACTGCAGAGAAGGTAACCGAAGTGATCGCAGGCGAGCTAAAAAAGAGGAACCTGGACGTCAAATTTGAGGTCGTCTCAAACCCCGAGTTTTTAAAGGAGGGCGCGGCAGTCGAGGACTTTTTAAAGCCAGACCGCGTCGTAGTGGGCGCTAGCAGCGAGTGGGGGCAAAGCGTTATGCGCGAGCTTTATGCGCCCTTTATGAAAAATCACGACCGCTTTATCGCTATGGACGTAAAGTCCGCCGAGATGACCAAATACGCCGCAAATGCGATGCTAGCGACTAAAATAAGCTTCATAAACGAGATCGCAGGTATCTGCGAGCGCGTGGGAGCGGACGTAAATTTGGTACGAAAAGGCATCGGTAGCGACTCTCGCATTGGTTATAGCTTTATATATCCTGGCTGCGGATACGGCGGTAGCTGCTTTCCAAAGGACGTCGAGGCGCTCATCTACACCGCCAGGCAAAACGGCTTTGAGCCGAAGGTTTTAAGCGCGGTGGAGGCTAGAAACGCGGCACAAAAAACGGTGCTTTTTGAAAAAATTTCAGCATTTTTCGGCGGAAATCTGAGCGGCAAAACCGTGGCGCTTTGGGGGCTTGCTTTTAAACCAAACACCGACGATATGCGCGAAGCTAGCTCGCTAGTGCTCATAAAATCGCTAGAAAACGCGGGCGCAAACGTCGTCGCCTACGATCCAAAGGCCGCAAACGAAGCCAAAAAATATCTACCTAACTCAAATTTAAAATTCGCCCCAAACAAATACGACGCGCTAAACGGCGCCGACGCGCTCGCACTGGTTACCGAGTGGAGCGAGTTTAGATCGCCTGATTTTATGGAGATGAAACAACGGCTAAAAAACGCCGTGATCTTTGACGGGCGCAATCAATACGACGCGAAAAATCTAGCAAATTTAGGCTTTAAGTATTTCCAAATAGGAGTGAAATCATGA
- a CDS encoding DUF1565 domain-containing protein — translation MPSFKKAALPCLFSAFALLGHAAELYVSKDLGDNANAGTKEAPLKNIEKAAQIAQDGDKIYVAEGSYYGLRDKGFIIVKKSVEIYGGYSKDFAERDVLKHQTRIMPPASVNGTGSSNPLVELDVVAAPGERLIFDGIIFDKGDSNAYDASRGKPRGVETGMLVLPPGVGQNGKNANVITAAKPLLGGKFLGGGELTIRNSVFGNGNNSAIRLGAHGEVNITNNVFVANAISTCEIWGAKNQADAVKIDFSYNTMLFTWPRTASFGDGGQGFKIMTKADVIIHRNIIGLSAFAAIERARIDSPVAMEKGRKVRVNDNRFFLNKKADVILPGLGLFETIFAKDFADVDLFDEAVGNEELKDDRSLRKAINKAYLEGFLDASYKESVDYDPNSFTNELRRVLGINQIATGQSEVSMFANKYPLKDAVRLFGAVEGYGAQEIKY, via the coding sequence ATGCCTAGTTTCAAAAAAGCCGCTCTGCCTTGCCTGTTTAGCGCATTTGCCCTGCTCGGACACGCAGCCGAGCTCTACGTCTCAAAAGATCTGGGCGACAACGCAAACGCGGGTACCAAAGAAGCGCCGTTAAAAAATATAGAAAAAGCCGCCCAGATAGCCCAAGACGGAGATAAAATTTACGTCGCCGAGGGCAGCTACTACGGGCTAAGAGACAAAGGCTTTATCATCGTCAAAAAGTCCGTCGAGATCTACGGCGGATACTCTAAGGACTTCGCCGAGCGCGATGTTTTAAAGCACCAAACCCGCATCATGCCGCCCGCGTCCGTTAACGGCACGGGCTCGTCAAATCCGCTAGTCGAGCTAGACGTCGTCGCAGCGCCCGGAGAGAGGCTCATTTTTGACGGCATTATATTTGACAAAGGCGACTCAAACGCCTATGACGCAAGCAGAGGCAAGCCAAGAGGCGTTGAAACAGGCATGCTAGTTCTGCCGCCAGGAGTCGGTCAAAACGGCAAGAACGCAAACGTCATCACTGCGGCAAAACCGCTTTTGGGCGGTAAATTTTTGGGCGGCGGCGAGCTTACGATACGAAACAGCGTCTTTGGCAACGGCAACAACTCGGCGATTAGACTAGGCGCTCACGGCGAGGTAAATATCACAAACAACGTCTTTGTCGCAAACGCCATCAGCACCTGCGAAATCTGGGGCGCGAAAAATCAAGCTGACGCCGTCAAAATCGACTTTAGCTACAACACCATGCTTTTTACCTGGCCGCGAACGGCTAGCTTTGGCGACGGCGGCCAAGGCTTTAAGATCATGACCAAAGCAGACGTCATCATCCACCGCAACATCATCGGTCTCTCGGCCTTTGCGGCAATAGAACGCGCCCGCATCGATAGTCCCGTAGCCATGGAAAAAGGGCGAAAAGTACGCGTCAACGACAACCGCTTTTTCCTCAACAAAAAAGCCGACGTCATCCTGCCGGGGCTCGGACTTTTCGAGACCATATTTGCAAAGGATTTTGCAGATGTGGATCTCTTTGACGAGGCGGTCGGTAACGAGGAGCTAAAGGACGACAGATCGCTAAGAAAAGCCATAAACAAGGCGTATCTAGAGGGATTTTTGGACGCCTCCTACAAAGAGAGCGTGGATTACGATCCAAACTCGTTTACAAACGAGCTAAGAAGGGTGCTCGGGATAAATCAAATCGCGACCGGACAAAGCGAAGTATCGATGTTTGCCAACAAATATCCGCTAAAAGACGCGGTTAGGCTCTTTGGCGCGGTAGAGGGCTACGGCGCGCAGGAGATAAAGTACTGA
- a CDS encoding glycosyltransferase family 2 protein, protein MLSVVILTLNSEKYLDEVLKSCEFADEVVVVDSGSSDATEQICSGFKNVKFHKEKWRGFSAQKQLGVDLARNRWVFVLDSDEVILEPLREEILQVLQRPEFYAYEVARANIFFGKEVRNMGLYPDYTVRLFDKTRAEFDGREIHEKVVLKSAAKMSDQIRADTAKDANLTAAKNEIGRLKNHFKHYAYDSIEQFIAKQNRYSSLGAKGAKSSKFKAVLNPAWTFFKLFFLKGGWREGWRGYVIARLYAQYTFWKYVK, encoded by the coding sequence ATGCTAAGCGTCGTGATCCTCACGCTTAACAGCGAAAAATACCTCGACGAGGTGCTAAAAAGCTGCGAATTTGCAGATGAAGTTGTCGTGGTCGATAGCGGCTCTAGCGACGCGACGGAGCAAATTTGCTCTGGGTTTAAAAACGTCAAATTTCACAAAGAAAAATGGCGAGGATTTAGCGCGCAAAAGCAGCTGGGCGTGGATCTAGCGCGTAATCGCTGGGTTTTCGTACTAGATAGCGACGAGGTGATTTTAGAGCCGCTGAGGGAGGAAATTTTGCAGGTTTTGCAGCGTCCCGAGTTTTACGCATACGAGGTGGCGCGCGCAAATATATTTTTCGGCAAAGAAGTGCGTAATATGGGGCTTTATCCAGACTACACAGTCAGGCTTTTTGACAAGACGCGGGCGGAATTTGACGGGCGCGAGATACATGAAAAGGTCGTTTTAAAAAGCGCGGCGAAAATGAGCGATCAAATCCGTGCAGACACCGCAAAAGACGCAAATTTAACCGCCGCCAAAAATGAAATCGGCAGACTAAAAAACCACTTCAAACACTACGCATATGATAGCATCGAGCAGTTTATCGCTAAGCAAAATCGCTATTCGAGCCTTGGCGCAAAGGGCGCAAAATCAAGTAAATTTAAGGCCGTTTTAAATCCCGCATGGACGTTTTTTAAGCTATTTTTCCTAAAAGGCGGCTGGCGCGAGGGCTGGCGCGGCTACGTGATAGCAAGGCTTTACGCGCAATATACATTTTGGAAGTACGTAAAATGA
- the rfaQ gene encoding putative lipopolysaccharide heptosyltransferase III: MKDKKIKILVMKFRNIGDVLLTTPLIENLRRIYPDAQIDFALNKGTEAMIEGNPNIQNIHIYDRANIKEVGFFKRLWRELKFIRAIKKQKYDIAVQTTTGDRGIIVAKYAKIKTIVGFEGKNKAVNKIITHKAPKIGGLRHTVDRNLDALAALGFEPNGKRVSVYFDPECINHLNLPPKFIHVHLTSRWMFKCADDETMAAIIDFCEGLGVRVVLTADNNDAELKKLDAVLALCSSSPVNLGGKLTLKQTAALSKRSAMFIGVDTAIMHLAAANDVPVIALFGPSGAFEWGPWDNDLNENGYTQRNGNQTMGKHAVFQKDWDFVPCDKEGMIKHGVERTLMRFEGEELEAIKSKIRENLSRN, encoded by the coding sequence ATGAAAGATAAAAAAATCAAAATCCTAGTTATGAAATTTAGAAACATCGGCGACGTGCTGCTCACGACTCCGCTCATCGAAAACCTGCGCCGCATCTACCCTGACGCGCAGATAGATTTCGCGCTAAACAAGGGCACCGAGGCGATGATCGAGGGCAACCCGAACATCCAAAACATCCACATCTACGACCGCGCAAATATAAAAGAGGTCGGCTTTTTCAAGCGACTTTGGCGCGAGCTAAAGTTTATCCGCGCTATCAAAAAGCAAAAATACGACATCGCGGTGCAGACCACGACTGGCGACCGCGGCATCATCGTCGCCAAATACGCCAAGATAAAAACCATCGTGGGCTTTGAGGGCAAAAATAAAGCCGTAAATAAAATTATAACGCACAAAGCCCCTAAAATAGGCGGCCTGCGCCACACAGTGGATCGTAATCTAGACGCCCTGGCCGCGCTAGGATTTGAGCCTAACGGCAAACGAGTTAGCGTGTATTTTGATCCAGAGTGCATCAACCATCTAAATTTACCGCCTAAATTTATCCACGTGCACCTAACTAGCCGCTGGATGTTTAAGTGCGCGGACGACGAAACTATGGCCGCGATAATCGACTTTTGCGAGGGGCTTGGCGTGCGGGTCGTGCTAACGGCCGACAACAACGACGCCGAGCTTAAAAAGCTAGACGCCGTGCTGGCGCTATGCTCCTCTAGCCCCGTAAATCTGGGCGGCAAACTCACCCTAAAGCAAACCGCCGCGCTCTCGAAGCGCTCTGCGATGTTTATCGGCGTAGATACGGCGATCATGCACCTAGCCGCGGCCAACGACGTGCCCGTGATCGCGCTGTTTGGGCCTAGCGGGGCGTTTGAGTGGGGGCCGTGGGATAATGATCTAAACGAAAACGGCTACACGCAGCGCAACGGCAACCAAACTATGGGCAAGCACGCGGTATTTCAAAAAGACTGGGACTTCGTACCGTGCGACAAAGAGGGGATGATAAAGCACGGCGTGGAGCGGACGCTGATGAGATTTGAGGGCGAGGAGCTAGAGGCGATAAAGAGCAAAATCAGGGAAAATTTGAGCCGAAACTAA
- the waaC gene encoding lipopolysaccharide heptosyltransferase I, translating to MSKNLSPNIAVIKLSALGDIVHAVVILQFIKKHLPQAKITWFADAKFSEILFLCPQISRVVSLPLKNGEYKKSLELIASAKQEGKFDYVIDLQGLLKSAAVAKLLGKNSYGFDKFSVKEPLAALFYGHKFSCDYAQNIILRNLSLTAFALGFNFSEDEILAKQPCFSASQSKFESQKKKILIAPFASEPSKIYDKFSDVIALLDDPKNEIFVCFNGEKEEKEALNLIKNSNAKTLNLSLKELASFISSCDLVIGNDSGVTHIAWAQNRPSITLFGNRPAERNAFASPVNLTLDAGKKIDAKKIDKSDFCVRDITPQAIANAAKRLLDA from the coding sequence ATGAGTAAAAATTTAAGCCCAAACATCGCCGTTATCAAGCTCTCCGCCCTGGGCGACATCGTCCACGCGGTAGTTATCTTGCAGTTTATCAAAAAGCACTTGCCGCAAGCCAAAATAACGTGGTTTGCCGACGCCAAATTTAGCGAGATTTTGTTTCTTTGCCCGCAAATTTCGCGCGTCGTATCGCTACCGTTAAAAAACGGCGAATACAAAAAAAGCTTGGAGCTGATCGCGTCTGCCAAGCAAGAGGGCAAATTTGACTACGTCATCGACCTGCAAGGACTTCTCAAATCCGCCGCAGTTGCAAAGCTTCTTGGAAAAAATAGCTACGGATTTGATAAATTTAGCGTGAAAGAGCCACTCGCGGCGCTGTTTTACGGGCATAAATTTAGCTGCGACTACGCCCAAAACATCATCTTGCGAAATTTGAGCCTTACGGCTTTTGCTTTGGGATTTAACTTTAGCGAGGATGAGATTTTAGCCAAGCAGCCTTGCTTTAGTGCTTCTCAAAGTAAATTTGAAAGCCAAAAAAAGAAAATTTTGATCGCACCCTTTGCTAGCGAGCCCAGTAAAATTTACGATAAATTTAGCGACGTTATCGCGCTGCTAGACGATCCGAAAAATGAAATTTTCGTCTGCTTTAACGGCGAAAAAGAGGAAAAAGAGGCTCTAAATTTGATAAAAAACTCAAACGCGAAAACTCTAAATTTGAGCCTAAAAGAGCTTGCAAGCTTCATCTCAAGCTGTGATCTTGTTATCGGCAACGATAGCGGCGTGACACATATCGCCTGGGCGCAAAATCGCCCCTCTATCACGCTTTTTGGCAACCGGCCGGCCGAGCGAAACGCCTTTGCTAGCCCCGTAAATTTAACGCTAGATGCGGGCAAAAAAATAGACGCAAAAAAGATAGACAAAAGCGACTTTTGCGTGCGAGATATCACGCCGCAAGCTATCGCAAACGCGGCAAAAAGGCTACTTGATGCGTGA
- a CDS encoding lipid A biosynthesis lauroyl acyltransferase — MRDLFYLWLYRFFKFIFTVTPAFLLDPFLNFIAFLFYKFDAKHTKIIRANLNFAYAGELTAAQKEQIIKDTYRNYAKFAVNFIKNQNASKEKILEKVEFKNEQILKNALASGRPIIVQTAHYGQWELFSLAMAAKFGGVSIVGRALDSAVMQRILAANRTRFDIELIDKMGGAKQILKAVKARRLVGILVDQNTAKDEGVEVKFFGRKVLHTPAVSIFAQKTDALIVPAFIREKGRNLSEICFFTPIDVRDFDKEDAVLKATQAQSDATEAAVREKPGEYFWFHKRFKHFNEEIYKC, encoded by the coding sequence ATGCGTGATTTATTTTACCTTTGGCTTTATAGATTTTTTAAATTTATCTTTACGGTTACGCCCGCGTTTTTGCTTGATCCATTTTTAAATTTCATCGCGTTTTTGTTTTATAAATTTGATGCCAAGCACACAAAAATCATCAGAGCAAATCTAAATTTCGCTTATGCCGGCGAGCTAACGGCCGCGCAAAAAGAGCAGATCATAAAAGACACCTACCGCAACTACGCCAAATTTGCGGTAAATTTTATAAAAAATCAAAACGCGAGCAAGGAAAAAATCTTAGAAAAAGTCGAATTTAAAAACGAGCAAATCCTGAAAAACGCGCTTGCCTCGGGTCGCCCGATCATCGTGCAAACGGCGCACTACGGGCAGTGGGAGCTGTTTTCGCTGGCGATGGCGGCGAAATTCGGCGGCGTTAGCATCGTCGGACGCGCGCTTGATAGCGCGGTCATGCAGCGCATTTTGGCGGCAAATCGCACCCGCTTTGATATCGAGCTCATCGACAAAATGGGCGGCGCCAAGCAAATCCTAAAAGCGGTCAAGGCGCGCCGATTAGTGGGCATCCTAGTCGATCAAAACACCGCCAAAGACGAGGGCGTAGAGGTTAAGTTTTTCGGGCGAAAAGTCCTGCATACGCCTGCGGTTAGCATTTTTGCGCAAAAAACGGACGCGCTCATCGTGCCGGCATTTATCCGCGAAAAAGGGCGCAACCTCAGCGAAATTTGCTTTTTTACGCCGATTGACGTTAGGGATTTTGATAAAGAAGACGCTGTACTAAAGGCCACGCAAGCGCAATCAGACGCCACCGAGGCCGCCGTACGCGAGAAACCGGGCGAGTATTTTTGGTTTCATAAACGCTTTAAGCATTTTAACGAGGAAATTTATAAATGCTAA
- a CDS encoding NAD-dependent epimerase, translating to MKILVTGTAGFIGFHLANALVARGDEVVGYDVINDYYDVNLKLARLKTAGFDVSEIDYGKLITSKTHPNLKFIKADLADEKTMKELFAKEKFDVVVNLAAQAGVRYSLINPKAYIDSNITGFMNILECCRHNEIKNLVYASSSSVYGLNENMPFSTHEAVNHPISLYAATKKSNEMMAHTYSHLFNVPTTGLRFFTVYGPWGRPDMALFLFVDAALKGKKIDVFNYGKMKRDFTYVDDIVKGVIKCIDNPAKPNPAWDAKRPDPATSSAPFKVYNIGNNSPVELMDYIKAVELKIGREIEKNFLPLQAGDVPATYADVGDLVADFDYKPNTSVNDGVARFIEWYCEFYGVKI from the coding sequence ATGAAGATTTTAGTAACTGGAACAGCTGGATTTATAGGATTTCACCTTGCAAATGCTCTTGTAGCACGTGGAGATGAGGTCGTTGGATATGATGTTATAAATGACTATTACGACGTAAATTTAAAGCTTGCTCGCCTAAAAACGGCTGGTTTTGACGTGAGCGAGATAGACTACGGCAAGCTTATCACATCAAAAACGCATCCAAATTTAAAATTTATAAAAGCAGACCTTGCTGATGAAAAGACGATGAAAGAGCTTTTTGCTAAAGAGAAATTTGACGTAGTGGTAAATTTAGCCGCACAAGCTGGCGTTCGCTACTCGCTTATAAACCCAAAAGCCTACATCGATAGCAACATCACAGGTTTTATGAATATCCTAGAGTGCTGCCGTCACAATGAGATAAAAAACCTAGTCTATGCAAGCTCTAGCTCGGTTTACGGCCTAAATGAAAACATGCCATTTTCTACGCACGAAGCGGTCAATCACCCAATAAGTCTCTACGCAGCGACTAAAAAGAGTAACGAGATGATGGCGCACACGTACTCGCATCTATTTAACGTGCCAACGACTGGACTTCGCTTTTTTACAGTTTACGGACCATGGGGACGCCCTGATATGGCGCTGTTTTTATTTGTCGACGCCGCGCTAAAAGGCAAGAAAATCGACGTCTTTAACTACGGCAAGATGAAGCGCGACTTTACCTACGTGGACGACATCGTAAAGGGCGTAATCAAATGCATCGATAACCCCGCCAAGCCAAATCCGGCGTGGGACGCGAAGCGCCCGGATCCTGCCACGTCAAGCGCGCCGTTTAAGGTCTATAATATCGGCAACAACAGTCCCGTAGAACTTATGGACTACATCAAGGCCGTCGAGCTAAAAATCGGCCGCGAGATAGAGAAAAACTTCCTCCCGCTTCAAGCCGGCGACGTACCTGCGACCTATGCGGACGTGGGCGATCTGGTAGCGGACTTTGACTACAAGCCAAACACTAGCGTAAATGACGGGGTGGCTAGGTTTATCGAGTGGTACTGCGAGTTTTACGGGGTTAAAATTTGA
- a CDS encoding DNA ligase has translation MRFFALLIAVFLNFALAAQSENLNNAAGADTAKKAKFELLKLSEYKGQNVGGWLASEKLDGVRAYWDGRNLLSRNGKILAAPGGWSAHFPPFALDGELYTARGEFEKIQSTVMDKTPNVTAWSEIKFYVFDVPEANGGLLERLSELEKFILQNPQAGQNLKIIKQVKVKDNAEFEAFAEAVIAKGGEGAVVREPNAPYERKRSKNALKYKKFKDAECEVTEVNAGTGKYAGLMGSVTCKSIGVAGSNPDEQIASGVKFKVGSGFSDEDRANPPKIGSIITYKYQNLTAKGLPRFPVFLRVRED, from the coding sequence TTGAGATTTTTCGCGCTCTTGATCGCCGTCTTTTTAAATTTTGCTTTGGCGGCGCAGAGCGAAAATCTAAACAATGCAGCGGGTGCAGATACTGCTAAAAAAGCTAAATTTGAGCTTTTAAAACTTAGCGAATACAAAGGCCAAAATGTCGGCGGCTGGCTAGCTAGCGAGAAGCTTGACGGCGTGCGCGCCTACTGGGACGGGCGAAATTTGCTATCCAGAAACGGCAAAATTTTAGCCGCGCCAGGGGGCTGGAGCGCGCATTTTCCGCCGTTTGCACTTGACGGCGAGCTTTACACTGCGCGGGGCGAATTTGAAAAAATCCAATCAACCGTGATGGATAAAACGCCAAATGTTACAGCGTGGAGCGAGATCAAATTTTACGTTTTTGACGTGCCTGAGGCTAACGGCGGGCTTTTAGAGCGGCTTAGCGAGCTTGAAAAATTTATCTTGCAAAATCCGCAAGCCGGGCAAAATTTAAAGATAATCAAGCAAGTAAAAGTAAAAGATAACGCCGAATTTGAGGCGTTTGCGGAGGCCGTCATCGCAAAAGGTGGAGAGGGCGCCGTCGTGCGCGAACCAAACGCGCCATACGAGCGAAAACGAAGCAAAAATGCGCTGAAATATAAAAAATTTAAAGACGCCGAGTGCGAGGTAACGGAGGTAAATGCGGGCACGGGCAAATACGCCGGACTCATGGGTTCGGTAACATGCAAATCGATCGGCGTGGCCGGCTCAAACCCAGACGAGCAAATTGCTAGCGGGGTTAAATTTAAGGTGGGCTCTGGCTTTAGCGACGAAGATCGCGCAAACCCGCCTAAAATCGGCTCTATAATAACCTACAAATATCAAAATTTAACCGCAAAAGGGTTGCCTAGGTTTCCGGTATTTTTGCGGGTTAGAGAGGATTAA
- the galE gene encoding UDP-glucose 4-epimerase GalE, giving the protein MKILITGGAGYIGSHVLKALLKQGGYEITVVDNLCKGTTKALDALEKIGKFRFVKANLEDDLSGIFAEGKFDAIIHFAAFIEVFESTQDPLKYYLNNTANVAKILTYCKQYGVNKFIFSSTAAVYGEPEIGEVDEQTAANPINPYGRSKLMSEWIIKDYAASNENFKFAILRYFNVAGADEEGLIGQNYPNATHLIKVATQTALGKRESMGIFGSDYQTADGTCVRDYIHVSDLADAHLSALEYLSEHEKSEIFNVGYGRGFSVKEVIETAKKVSGVDFKVINSPRRQGDPARLIAKPEKIRNLTNWQPKREDLALIIKTALEWEKRL; this is encoded by the coding sequence ATGAAAATTTTAATAACAGGCGGGGCGGGCTATATCGGCTCTCACGTGCTAAAGGCTCTTTTAAAGCAAGGCGGGTACGAGATAACGGTCGTGGATAATCTCTGCAAAGGTACTACAAAGGCGCTTGACGCGCTTGAGAAAATCGGTAAATTTAGGTTTGTAAAGGCAAATTTGGAAGATGATTTAAGCGGGATTTTTGCGGAGGGTAAATTTGACGCGATTATCCATTTTGCCGCATTTATCGAGGTTTTTGAAAGCACTCAAGATCCGCTAAAATACTACCTAAACAACACCGCAAACGTCGCTAAAATTTTGACCTATTGCAAGCAGTATGGCGTAAATAAATTTATTTTTAGCTCCACGGCGGCGGTTTACGGCGAGCCCGAGATCGGAGAGGTCGATGAGCAAACCGCGGCAAATCCGATAAATCCGTACGGCCGAAGCAAGCTAATGAGCGAGTGGATCATCAAAGACTACGCCGCTTCAAATGAAAATTTCAAATTTGCGATTTTGCGTTACTTTAACGTCGCGGGCGCCGACGAGGAGGGGCTCATCGGACAAAACTATCCAAACGCCACGCATCTAATCAAAGTCGCGACACAGACGGCTCTGGGCAAGCGCGAGAGTATGGGGATTTTTGGTAGCGACTACCAGACCGCGGATGGCACCTGCGTGAGAGACTATATCCACGTTAGCGACCTAGCTGACGCGCATCTAAGCGCGCTAGAGTATCTAAGCGAGCACGAAAAAAGCGAAATCTTTAACGTCGGCTACGGCCGCGGCTTTAGCGTAAAGGAAGTTATAGAAACGGCTAAAAAAGTAAGCGGAGTTGATTTTAAGGTTATTAACTCGCCTCGCAGGCAGGGCGATCCAGCGCGCCTCATCGCAAAGCCCGAAAAGATAAGAAATTTAACTAACTGGCAGCCTAAGAGAGAGGATCTAGCGCTCATCATAAAAACTGCGCTTGAGTGGGAGAAGAGGCTGTGA